Proteins encoded together in one bacterium window:
- a CDS encoding ATP-binding cassette domain-containing protein gives MNKDIVIQVSDLTKFYGEIPAVDHINFEVEKGEVFGFLGPNGAGKTTTIRMLTGLSKPTDGKASILGFDIKSQIVQIKKHIGVVPEISNLYDELSAMDNLIFMAQLYGVPVFERRKKAQDLLKTFKLYERKDSLFRTFSRGMKRALTIAASLIHNPKVLFLDEPTVGLDVVAARSLRNLISNLRKQGITIFLTTHYLEEADLLCGRAAILVKGRILTIDTPQALKAKTDRKSLEEAFMNITGLEPEVLAIEKGK, from the coding sequence ATGAACAAAGATATAGTTATCCAAGTATCAGATTTAACGAAATTTTATGGTGAGATTCCTGCTGTTGACCATATCAACTTTGAAGTTGAGAAAGGCGAGGTTTTTGGATTTTTGGGTCCGAATGGCGCAGGAAAGACCACAACCATAAGGATGCTTACAGGACTTTCTAAACCCACGGACGGGAAGGCATCTATTTTAGGCTTTGATATTAAATCACAAATTGTGCAGATAAAGAAACATATTGGGGTTGTTCCGGAAATTTCCAATCTCTATGATGAATTATCCGCAATGGATAATCTGATATTTATGGCGCAGCTTTATGGCGTCCCGGTATTTGAACGCAGGAAAAAAGCGCAGGATTTACTGAAAACCTTTAAACTCTATGAGCGTAAAGACAGCCTTTTTCGCACGTTTTCCCGCGGCATGAAGCGAGCATTAACAATTGCCGCCTCACTAATTCATAATCCTAAAGTCCTTTTTCTTGATGAGCCTACAGTTGGATTAGATGTAGTCGCAGCCAGATCTTTGCGCAATTTAATATCTAATCTTCGCAAGCAGGGAATAACTATTTTCCTTACCACCCACTATTTAGAAGAGGCAGACCTTTTATGCGGCCGTGCAGCTATTCTCGTGAAGGGAAGAATTTTGACGATTGATACTCCACAAGCTTTAAAGGCAAAAACCGATAGAAAATCATTGGAAGAGGCATTTATGAATATTACAGGTTTAGAACCAGAGGTTTTAGCAATTGAGAAAGGAAAGTGA
- a CDS encoding DsrE family protein, producing MRFGIIIYSNDPETVWNAFRFGNFALKEDDEVKVFLLAKGVECETIDTDKYKVTEQMKLFVEKNGKIFACGTCLKIRQSEGSEICHLSTMKDMYEIIKWADKIITF from the coding sequence ATGAGATTCGGAATAATTATTTATTCAAATGATCCGGAAACAGTTTGGAATGCTTTTAGGTTTGGGAATTTTGCCTTAAAAGAAGATGATGAAGTAAAAGTATTTTTATTGGCAAAGGGGGTGGAGTGTGAAACCATTGATACGGATAAATATAAGGTGACAGAACAGATGAAATTGTTTGTCGAAAAAAATGGAAAAATATTTGCTTGCGGAACATGCCTCAAAATTCGCCAATCAGAAGGTTCTGAAATATGCCATCTTTCAACAATGAAAGATATGTATGAGATAATAAAATGGGCTGATAAAATTATTACATTTTAA
- a CDS encoding glycine betaine ABC transporter substrate-binding protein codes for MRQEYQEKLNLVWLKPFGFESKICKNEDVNKLGLPCLAAPVIRKDTIKKFPALPRLLDKLGGIIDDKAYQELLKKVDKDGEPAHDAARAFLKEKKLI; via the coding sequence GTGAGGCAGGAATATCAGGAAAAGCTGAATCTTGTATGGCTGAAACCGTTTGGATTTGAAAGCAAAATTTGCAAAAATGAGGATGTTAATAAACTGGGCTTGCCGTGTTTGGCAGCGCCTGTTATTCGAAAAGATACCATTAAAAAATTCCCCGCTCTTCCAAGGCTGCTGGATAAACTAGGCGGAATTATCGACGATAAAGCTTATCAGGAACTTTTAAAAAAGGTAGACAAAGACGGGGAACCAGCCCATGATGCGGCAAGAGCTTTCTTGAAAGAGAAAAAGTTGATTTAA